From the Spirochaetales bacterium genome, the window CGTCGATATCCACAGGAAAAAGTATAATTTATTTATCCGCAGCTATCAAGTAAAAGGTTATTGCCGTTCAAGCGACGTCTCTTCGATCACATCGATGTTGAATATCACCCAGTCGCCCCGGTTCAGGCGGAGATAAAGCCTTTCTTTGACTTTCATGCCGAAATACTCGATTCCGGCGCTCGAACCGGGGCTCCCCGCATCTTCGGATTCAGTGTGCCACCGCTCGTAGGACGCGAGAAAAGCGGGATCCGGTTCCCCATGGAGTTCCGAAATCTCGAGCCGCGCCACGCCGTGAAGAATGGTATACGGCCGGAGTTCAGGCCTCCCCTTTTTGTCCCATTCATCGGCGGATATATAAAAACTTGTCTTTTCATAAGCAAGCCGCTGGCGCGTGATCACGTAAAGGTTTGTCACCACTTCGACATTGTCCTTTCCCGCATTCCCGACCACACAATCACCGAGGGTCAATGGATCGAGGTTATTGATGCTCCGGTAGTATGCCTCCACCACTTCCTTTGGACTCATCCCATTCGTGGCCCTGGTTCTGAAAAAAATATTGTGGACGATCGAGCCAAGAAAGACGAAAGCGACCAGGGAAACGATGCCGATTCCAAGAATCATTCTGAAGTTCTTCTGCCAGAATATTTTCCTCCGATACGATGCGGTATACCGCATTTTTTCCATTCGTACTTCTTCCGTCACCCGCTTTAATTCCTCATCCGACAACTGCCGTTCGAACCCCTCCTTCGACCATTTTTCGAACGATTCCATCCACTCGTCGAGTGACGGCGGCCGTACGCTTTTTCTGTCCAGCGCGAGACCGATCATCGCAGCCACGTCGTCTCTCAATGAGGGAACGGCCGCCTTCGGCGTGGTGACGTCGAGGTTCCTCATCCGGTTGTGTATCTCTTCCTCTTCTTCCGCGTGGAACGGGAAGAGGCCTGTCAACGAGTGATACAGCAGCACGGCCGTACAAAATGAAATACTCTGTTCCCCCCGCAGGTCCGGATGGGTGACGATCGTTTTTAGATATATTTTCTCCCTGCGGTTCCGGATGTCGGTGATCTCTTTCATGATATCGGGCGGCAGAAAAAGGACGCCCCCGTCGTTTAAAAACACGACCGAATGCAGGTATATTCTGAAGAGGGGAAGCGTTCTCTCCTTTAACAGGTTAAAGGCGCCAACGAGTTTTTCGAGCAGGGGCAGGAGATCTTTCGGGGACGCATCGAGCAGGTCCGCGAGGAGGATCCCCTTTTCTTCAGGACCGTAGAGGAAGGTCTCCTCCCCCACCCTGGTAAAGCCGGTAAACTTCCAGTCGATGATCTGGAGCCCGCGGACGATCATGCCGGGCGAATGCTTCATGTTGCTCAATTTCGTAAGCATGAAGCTGCTCCCCCGGACCCCGGTGGGTACCCCCAGAAATGTTTTTCCGTTTACCAGAATCGGGCGGGGAAGGGCGTCCGCGATAATTTCCTTTATGTTGTTCATGCCGTCATAGTACCCCATGCGGGGATTTCATTCAACAGGCTTTGCGGGGGGAAGAAAGGATATAGTAAGAAAATGAACATTTCGTACCTGCCCGCACAACCCCCGCGGTAATTGCCGTTTTATATGACGATTTTCAACCCGTGCGGCTTGTATCCCTCAAGCCGCCTGTCCGCGGTTAAAAGCGTCATATCGTTTCGTATGCACTGCCACACGATAAGCCTGTCAAAGGGATCTTTGTGGTCCGCGATAAACGGAAGACGGTGGGACGCCGCGAGATCCTCGCCGCTTATGTCGAAAATACGAAACCCCGCAGCGGATGCGGCATCGAGAATTTCTTCGGGGGTCGTCCCTTCGAGCCTGAGCTTGCCGATCGAGTACTTGAGCGCTATTTCCCAGAAACTGATTTTGCTCGCGAAAGCAACCGTCCGGGTATCCGTGAGGATTTCCATGACGGATGTGCTGATTCCGGAAGGCTCGATAAGCGCCCAGAGGAGGTAATGGGTATCAACGAGGTAATTCATTCACCCGCCAGCTCTTCAGGTGTCATTTCAAAATCATCGGAAAAGGCGCAGGCCGCTTTCTCCCTGAGAATGCCTGGTTTGATACCATTCTCACCCGCAAATTGAGAGAAGGGAATGATAACCGCTATCTTTTTTTTCTTTTTTCCATACGATATCACGATGTGCTCGCCGTTTTTCACAGCCTCGATCACCTCGGAGAAATGGCTTTTTAATTTGCCGACGGGCATTGTTTTCATATAATAAAGGTACACCGATCAGACAAACTTGTCAAGTTGTCAGGAAAATATAATACAGCAACAGGCAGCGCTTACTAAAAAATTGATCATTCATGTGGAATTATACGCTTCATATTTCACCAATTTCTCCCTTTTATACATTTTTCCTCTTGAAAATGTAGATTAAAAGTATTATTCTTACTGGTAAGAGTATTACTTGAAGGAGTGAATAATGCGCGTGACATCCAAAGGACAGGTAACCATTCCGCTCGCTTTGCGGGAAAAATACGGCATAAATGAAAATGTCGAGGTCGAGTTTTTCGATGACAAGGGAAAAATATATATCGAAATAATCAAAAACCCGGAAAACAAACAAAACAGATTCGAAAAATTCAGGGGTATCGCGACCGTCAAAATGTCGACCGACGACATCATGGCGCTTACCAGGGGGGAACGGTGAAGCAAATTCTGGTCGATTCGAATGTGATTCTCGATATTTTTGAAAACGATCCGGTATGGTTCGACTGGTCCGCCGGTGTACTCGACGGGTATTCGCGGGACCATCTGTTGTGTATCAATCCGGTCATTTACACGGAAATATCCATCGGGTTCGACCGGATCGAAGATCTGGAAAAGACCGTTTTCGAATGCGGATTCCGGTTGATCGAAATTCCAAAGGAGGCCCTCTTTCTCGCAGGAAAGGCTTTCATGCAATATCGAAGGGGAAAAGGCGTCAAAACGACCACGCTGCCTGATTTCTTTATCGGGGCCCACGCGGCGGTAATGTCGCTGGAACTGATCACGAGAGATGCAAAAAGAATCGGCTATTATTTCCCCTCCGTACGAATAATATGTCCGTAGATTGAAAAAACGGGTAACGGCCCGTTTATCAGGGAAGCCCGAACTCCTTTTCGTTGAAAACGGAGGCTGAAAATATTTCGATCGACGTATCCGGCTGCTTCCAGCAGTCACCGGTAAGCCCCGCCTTCATGCAGGTATGGGAGAGAAAGGTGGAAAGATCCCAGTTGTTGTCCGTCGCTACCTGGGGCAGAAGCAAACCCGAAGCGAATCCCCTCCTGATCATTATCCCGTGTTTGCCGACTTCTATTTCATCGACATCGTCTATCTTTCGAAGCGGCGACAGGACCGATATTTCGATTTCGAGACTGCCGGTTTCGTCTTTGGTCACGGGAGGAAACCGCGGGTCACTGAACGCACTCGAGGCAGCGACATCCTTGACCGTGACAAAAAGGGGTTTGACGGCAACGACATATCCGATACAGCCCCGCAGCCTTCCCTTCTTGTGAAGGGTAACGAACGCCCCGCAGGGTTCGAGAAGGGCCGGCGTGGGTTCAGGATAATCGGATATCTCCCCTGTAAAATGATGCAGGATCGATGTCCGGGCCACAACAAGGAGAATTCTTTTTTCCTCGTCCGTCAGATTAAACTCCATCGTTTTCCTCGTTATATATAGCGATCGACGCGTAGTTCACCTTTTTTTTCCTGTTTTGTTCGATACTCAGCGAGCTGTTCTGTTCGATCACCCTGAGCCGGTAATTGACATTGTTGAAAGACAGGATCGAGGCGATACATCCCGCTCCGCATGAAC encodes:
- the amrA gene encoding AmmeMemoRadiSam system protein A, whose protein sequence is MEFNLTDEEKRILLVVARTSILHHFTGEISDYPEPTPALLEPCGAFVTLHKKGRLRGCIGYVVAVKPLFVTVKDVAASSAFSDPRFPPVTKDETGSLEIEISVLSPLRKIDDVDEIEVGKHGIMIRRGFASGLLLPQVATDNNWDLSTFLSHTCMKAGLTGDCWKQPDTSIEIFSASVFNEKEFGLP
- a CDS encoding PIN domain-containing protein; amino-acid sequence: MKQILVDSNVILDIFENDPVWFDWSAGVLDGYSRDHLLCINPVIYTEISIGFDRIEDLEKTVFECGFRLIEIPKEALFLAGKAFMQYRRGKGVKTTTLPDFFIGAHAAVMSLELITRDAKRIGYYFPSVRIICP
- a CDS encoding type II toxin-antitoxin system Phd/YefM family antitoxin, giving the protein MKTMPVGKLKSHFSEVIEAVKNGEHIVISYGKKKKKIAVIIPFSQFAGENGIKPGILREKAACAFSDDFEMTPEELAGE
- a CDS encoding AbrB/MazE/SpoVT family DNA-binding domain-containing protein, with the protein product MRVTSKGQVTIPLALREKYGINENVEVEFFDDKGKIYIEIIKNPENKQNRFEKFRGIATVKMSTDDIMALTRGER
- a CDS encoding type II toxin-antitoxin system VapC family toxin, whose product is MNYLVDTHYLLWALIEPSGISTSVMEILTDTRTVAFASKISFWEIALKYSIGKLRLEGTTPEEILDAASAAGFRIFDISGEDLAASHRLPFIADHKDPFDRLIVWQCIRNDMTLLTADRRLEGYKPHGLKIVI